The genomic window CCTACACGCCCGTCGACGGTGAGATGCTGCCCGACTTCCTCGCGTTCCACGACGACCCGATGACCGTCTTCGCCCCCGAGGTCGAGGGCGCATTCGACCGCGTGACCGAGCCCGTCGCCGCGCGCCCGGTCGTGCACCTCGCGAGCCCGGCCGACGGGTCGCGCGTCGCGGCGAGCCCCGTGACGCTGCGCGCGACCGTCGACGTGCCGGGCGCCGAGCGCGCCACCCTGATCGTCGACGACGCGGGCACCGCGGTCGAGCTGACCGCGCCCGCCGACGGCGGACTCTGGTGGACCGGCACGTGGGAGCTCGCGCCCGAGGAGCTCGACAACTCGACGCGATCGCTGACGCTCGAGGTCGTCGGGGGAGGCTCGGTCGCGTACTCCGTCCCGGTCTCGGTCGTCGTGGGCCCGCGGCCCGAATTGCCCGCCGGGGTGGTCGACGACTTCGAGGGCTACGGCGACGACACGGCGCTGCGCAGCGAGTACGTGCAGTTCAACGCCAACACGATCGGGCTCGCGCGCTCGGCCGACGGGGCGGCGGTGGGCGACGGCGACCAGGCGCTGCGGTTCGACTACTCGTTCGCGACCCAGTCGTACACGGGCGTCGGCCGGCAGGTCGCCGGCGACTGGTCGCCGTTCTGGGACTTCGAGGCCTGGGTGGATCCGGATGCGTCGGGCAACCGGCTCGTCCTCCAGGTCATCGCCGACGGCGTCGCGTTCGAGGCGTACCCGTCGCTCGCGGGCGACGAGCCGTACCTCGCCACGATCCCGTTCGCCGACTGGCGTCCCGCGCCGTGGGACACCGCGCACGCCGACCGGCGCCTCGACGAGGCCACGCGCGCGAAGATCTCGCAGTTCAACGTGTACGTCAACGCGGCCGACGGCGGCGCGACCTCGGGCTCGCTCGTGCTCGACGGCCTCCGCGCGGTGCCGGGCACGCCCCCGCCGCCGGTGTACGCGGACGTGCCGCGCAGCGACCCCGACTACGCCGCCATCGCGTGGCTGCACGACGAGGTCGTCGACCTCGGCGACGCGAAGGGCCGCTTCCACCCGAACCGCGCCATGGGTGCCGACGAGGCCGAGGCGGCGCTGCGCGCGTACCTGCCGGGCGCGGAGACCGACCTGCCCGACGAGCTCACGCGCGCGGCGCTCGCCGAGCGGCTCTGGCGCCTCGCGGGCGCGCCCGAGCCCGCCGCGCCGGCGGCCTTCGCCGACGTCCCCGCGAGCTCGAGCGCCGCCGACGCCGTGGCGTGGGTCGTCGAGCAGGGCGTGATCGCCCCCGCGTCGGGGACGCGCTTCGGCGTCGACGCACCGGTCAAGCGCGACCAGTTCGCGCGATACCTCTTCGCGTTCGACGCCGTGCCGCGGCCTGTCGACCCCGTGGTGCTGTTCGACTTCGCGTCGGGTGCCGACGGGTGGGCCGTCGCGAGCTGGGAGTCCGACCCCGGCACCGCCGTCGGCCGCGACGGGCGGCTCGTGGTCGACGCCGGCCCGGGCGGCGACTGGGTGAGCTCGTCGGGCTCGCTCGACCTCACGGGTCGCACGGCGCTGCTGCTCGACGTCCCCGCGACCACGGGCTTCGACGCGAAGGCGGCGCTGCAGCTCGGCTCGTCGTGGACGTGGTGCGAGACCGGGCAGACCGGATGGGTCCAGGACCCGCGCACGGGTGCCGAGGCCGTCGCGATCGACCTCACGACGCTCAGCGCCGAGTGCGCGGCCATGCTGGGCGACGTGCGCGGCATCAACGTGTTCCTCAACGAGGGTCACCACGAGCTCGACGCGATCGGCGCCCGATGAGACCGATGGTGACGACGCGCGCGCGGCGCACCCCCGGGATGCGGCACACTACGAGGACCCGCCGCCCCACGAGAGGAGACGCGCGTGCCGCGATTCGACCTGCCCGCCGATGAGCTCCGGACCTACCGGCCCGAGGTCGCCGAGCCCGACGACTTCGACGAGTTCTGGGCGTCCACGCTGGCCGAGTCGCGTGCGCTCGCCGAGCCGCCGCGGCTGACGCGCGTCGACTCGCCGCTCGCGCTCGTCGACGTGTTCGACGTCGAG from Agromyces aurantiacus includes these protein-coding regions:
- a CDS encoding glycosyl hydrolase encodes the protein MNRTTTRLRRALVTTVAAFATLAATALASAPVAASPLRAAPVEPTSSSVDLVDADATPETRSLFAYLRDVRGQGILFGHQHATDYGESFAERDGVAADVLAATGDYPAVFGFDTLTIEGRERPGLPENTREENALLLADGIREATSHGAISTLSMHMENVVTGDSFYDTTGDTLRAVLPGGSHHDDLVAYLDLVALTAHSAVDDDGNAIPIVFRPWHENAGSWFWWGASFGSPGEYAELFRFTVEYLRDVKDVHNLLYAFSPGGGFGGSAEQYLRTYPGDDFIDVLGFDVYDASASPTFLAGLVDDLGMVAGLADERGKISALTEFGITGGVQPDGSNSNLEWYTDVLDAITSDPAASRMAYMLTWANFGGTTSPYTPVDGEMLPDFLAFHDDPMTVFAPEVEGAFDRVTEPVAARPVVHLASPADGSRVAASPVTLRATVDVPGAERATLIVDDAGTAVELTAPADGGLWWTGTWELAPEELDNSTRSLTLEVVGGGSVAYSVPVSVVVGPRPELPAGVVDDFEGYGDDTALRSEYVQFNANTIGLARSADGAAVGDGDQALRFDYSFATQSYTGVGRQVAGDWSPFWDFEAWVDPDASGNRLVLQVIADGVAFEAYPSLAGDEPYLATIPFADWRPAPWDTAHADRRLDEATRAKISQFNVYVNAADGGATSGSLVLDGLRAVPGTPPPPVYADVPRSDPDYAAIAWLHDEVVDLGDAKGRFHPNRAMGADEAEAALRAYLPGAETDLPDELTRAALAERLWRLAGAPEPAAPAAFADVPASSSAADAVAWVVEQGVIAPASGTRFGVDAPVKRDQFARYLFAFDAVPRPVDPVVLFDFASGADGWAVASWESDPGTAVGRDGRLVVDAGPGGDWVSSSGSLDLTGRTALLLDVPATTGFDAKAALQLGSSWTWCETGQTGWVQDPRTGAEAVAIDLTTLSAECAAMLGDVRGINVFLNEGHHELDAIGAR